AATATATAAATTTCAATTACCGTCTTTGGACAGTAGATACGCTGCTAGATTGTGGAAGTGGGTTGGTTCTCCAAACAATATACGAGTTCGGTGGTGTAGGACTAGCTTCACCACACATTTCTGATAGATACTACACTCTGGGTCGATTTGGTACTGGGCCTGGATTCAATCCACAGAGCCGAGCTATCTTGATGACGAACATCATAGTAGATTCCTATGCCTGAAGCTTATTCAAGTCCGATGAGCTGATATTCCAAATTGCATATACCACATTTCATTATTGATACCCATACATACAAAGCAAATTATTGAAAcagaaatattattattttgagtaTTCAGATGTGCAACCAATGAGCCAATCGAAATAAAATGATAACGAAATCGACCAGACAAAAGATGCAAGGTTTTGTTGTGTGTATCTTcatattcatatttcaaaataccTTCATACtaacatcaattaaaaaaaatctttctttaatATTAGCAATTAGGAGATGAttcttatgtatttatttatttattgtctATAAGAaggtattgtaacgatgaaatACTGAACtgcttttaagataaatgtttgaacacactacctactactgcgaAGGTAGACATGTAAAAGCACCTTTAATAAATATGAAACTACCTACCTACTGAACACATCAGTTGGAATTTCCCTTGAAtcctgaatatcccaaaatatgcCACTGGAGGGAAGTATACAGCGCCAcctcttggaaaggaaattTCTTGAAACAAAAGACGAGAAATATCTCAGTAATTCTAAAACTTGAAATATGGGTATAAATAGATGGTGCGGACACGGACCGGACACAGTTCAATTTTTAAAGTGACAGAATACAGTACAAGCACAGATAATAGATCTCGAAAAAGTATccattgtagttttttttaaattgatttccgAGTTCCTGAGTCAAAGTACTTAAGAAAAAATAGTgagattgagtgtccattttggctgtgtaaaccagtgttataagAAAGTTGAcggagaaataatttttaaattaattttgttttgcaaaagcACACAagctgttttcttatgacgttatcacgtaaaatgaTCGTCCGTAAAACCGACTTTACAATCAAgggcttttttgataaaaatgtatattacagccatacttGACTTGGATAGAATTCTGATAACAGATACCCAAAAACTGCAGAATTATGTGTGTAAaactacattatttattcagattcccGGAAATGAAGTTTTGACCATAATTTTTTATGTCTCAAAGTAAACCGAAATATTTATGAGAATATATTGTAGTGGcctcgatttttgatcataatattaccaaaaaaataaagttttaatctaaatacaCCTCAAAACCACCGTacccggaatgacggttaagtgatgtacgctacttataaataaaacttaagCTAACTTATAACATGCATTTAATACATATtcattaaggggttatatctagttgtaagttaaaaaaaaaaccttcttttttgtggattttttgtgaagatgaatttaattatataaacataaagaatacatatccatatagcaaattaaatgtattaaaataattcgtTGTGGATTTAAACAAATATTGGGTTcggttatttttgtagtagatctcctagacgacctccaaaaaaaggtgtctggcggtgagcaagatatctctgatccaagtcacttaaaatttaaaaaaccaaaagattcattttcaggATAGACCAATGCAGGCAATGAACTAAGGaacagtcaaaattttgatttttgacaaaatggcggcttcccaaagaaaaaaatcgttgtttttcacgaaaatttacactttaaagtggcttaaaaaatcgaattattgtcaaaaacctttttccttcgttcattacctgacaaaagtatctaagaaaattgtgtaaaaatttcaagccgattactccagccgttttgaagacactttttttttggaggtcgtctaggagatctactacaaaaataaccgaacccaatatttttttttaaaatccacaaaaaaggtttttttttgcacttacaactagatataaccccttaaaatAGATGTGgaatgataaatattttatgtcAACTTTAAAAACTTGCAGCACCATTTGTACGTTAGAGGTTAGAGCTTAGAGGATTTGTTGTCGCAGTTTGGCGGCAgcagaaacttttttgttaactCAAACACAGTTTTTTATAGTTCAGTTGAGTTACAAAttcctttattaaaaaataagagtttatagttgtttttttttaatacaattcattttttctttacttaCATTAGTTTCCTTTATAGTAAAATTCAGTAATTCTTAAAGTATTCTAGTTTGTTAGATCAAATTATTATAGGTTATATGTAATTTTAAGCTTAGGTTATTTTAAGTACATATGAAGCACGCGCTTTgcaaaaaaagaggaaaatgaAAGAAAAGGTACGCTATATATATAGTTTTTTGGCAGGAAGGCTTAGTTAAATTTCAATTAGCTTTTCGATATCGAAACTTGGCAAGGAAGTTTTGAAGTTTATGTAAGGGTGAAATTACATTACATTGTAAAGGTGTTTACACAAGACATTGAGTAATGAGCAACTAACACTCCCTCCTTGTAATTTCGCTCGAGAATAAAGTTTAAAGTTGCTTGTTAAGGACATCTAGCACTGCTAATTTAAGTACGGGTCTTTCATACACCCCATTCTGTGTGTGAATGAATGCACTTCGTGCTTGACCGTCCTTTGAAGGCTTAGTTTGAATAACTTTTCCTTTAGCCCAGCAATTTCTTGGACTATCTGGGTCAACTAAAAGAACAATATCGCCCACTTCAATGGTCTTGACGGGCTGAAACCATTTTGTGCGCCTAGTTAACGTAGGGAGATACTCACCTATCCACCGTCTCCAAAAATGGTCTGCATACTGCTGCGAAGCATGCCAATTCTTTTTAACCACTATTGCACTATCATCAAATACAGCGATGGGCTTTATACCGCTTGAAGAGCCAAGAAGAAAGTGGTTGGGTGTTAGGGCTTCATCACTTTCGTTGTCTAGAGGGATGTAAGTTAAGGGACGAGAATtaacaatattttcgacttcCAGTAACATACCTCGTAGGAGCTCATCAGAAGGGTTACGCGTAGgcattattttgtataaaatcgttttaataGAACGCACCAGCCGCTCCCAGCTACCACCCATATGTGGCGATCCTGGTGGAATAAAAGTTGTTGTTGATGTAAAAGCTACCATCAATCTTTCCTTATTTAAAGTTTGTAGTGCTTCTCTGAGTTCTCGTTCGGCACCCACAAAATTTGTGCCGTTATCACTGAAAAACTCTTGCGGTGTTCCACGTCTTGCGATAAAATTTCGCATGGCTACTATGCAGGAGTCTGAAGAAAGAGTGTATGCTATCTCAATGTGAATTGCCCTGGTTGTCAGGCATGTAAATAAAACTCCCCAACGTTTTTCGGATCTTCTATGTACATTCACTTTCATCGGTCCAAAATAATCAACTCCTACAAAAGAAAATGGACGAGAGAATGAAGCTAGCCTAGCTGGAGGGAGTTGAGCCATTATTGGAACCTGTGGCTGAACACTATTGTTTTTACACT
This DNA window, taken from Episyrphus balteatus chromosome 2, idEpiBalt1.1, whole genome shotgun sequence, encodes the following:
- the LOC129909449 gene encoding uncharacterized protein LOC129909449; protein product: MAKNRLTCLQKRMLREPDLREKIDTMIDEYVRKGYARKLSKKEISEGQNKSWYLPIFPVQNPNKPNKLRIVWDAAAKVQGVSLNSFLLKGPDQLTSLISVIYKFRENLVAICGDIQEMFHQIHIREEDQNFQRFLWSSKADVSPDVYVMTVMTFGATCSPCCAQEAQSLYEDEIADLAANRPIEKSSPIYSLCPYLDDNFILLANGRINFSTGVDDNTKRPTILPRTHRITFLIIMDFHRRYNHQNHETVVNELRQRFFIPRMRALFRSVRLSCQECKNNSVQPQVPIMAQLPPARLASFSRPFSFVGVDYFGPMKVNVHRRSEKRWGVLFTCLTTRAIHIEIAYTLSSDSCIVAMRNFIARRGTPQEFFSDNGTNFVGAERELREALQTLNKERLMVAFTSTTTFIPPGSPHMGGSWERLVRSIKTILYKIMPTRNPSDELLRGMLLEVENIVNSRPLTYIPLDNESDEALTPNHFLLGSSSGIKPIAVFDDSAIVVKKNWHASQQYADHFWRRWIGEYLPTLTRRTKWFQPVKTIEVGDIVLLVDPDSPRNCWAKGKVIQTKPSKDGQARSAFIHTQNGVYERPVLKLAVLDVLNKQL